From the Prosthecodimorpha staleyi genome, one window contains:
- a CDS encoding AAA family ATPase yields the protein MSAAPVALPASIDATLAMIRGAGYVADRALATVLYLSLKMQRPLFLEGEAGVGKTEIAKVLAATLGRRLIRLQCYEGLDVSTAVYEWNYPAQMVEIRMAEASGAVDRAELQANVFAERYLIKRPILQALEPDMAGAPVFLIDELDRADEAFEAFLLEVLADAQVTIPELGTVKAPVPPIVVITTNRTREIHDALKRRCLYHWVDYPDAEREMEIVRTRVPGAPARLSAEVVAFVQKLRRMELFKAPGVAETIDWATALTELDQLALDPTIVSDTLGVLLKYQDDIARIQGSEARRIIDEVRQEASRAG from the coding sequence ATGTCAGCCGCCCCCGTCGCCTTGCCCGCCTCGATCGACGCCACGCTCGCCATGATTCGCGGCGCCGGCTACGTCGCGGACCGCGCCCTGGCGACCGTGCTCTACCTGTCGCTCAAGATGCAGCGGCCGCTGTTCCTCGAAGGCGAGGCCGGCGTCGGCAAGACCGAGATCGCCAAGGTGCTGGCCGCGACGCTCGGCCGCCGGCTGATTCGGCTGCAGTGCTACGAGGGGCTGGACGTTTCCACCGCCGTCTACGAATGGAACTACCCCGCCCAGATGGTCGAGATCCGCATGGCCGAGGCGTCCGGCGCCGTCGACCGGGCCGAACTCCAGGCCAACGTCTTCGCCGAGCGCTATCTGATCAAGCGGCCGATCCTGCAGGCGCTGGAGCCGGACATGGCCGGCGCGCCGGTGTTCCTGATCGACGAGCTCGACCGCGCCGACGAGGCCTTCGAGGCCTTCCTGCTCGAAGTGCTCGCCGATGCCCAGGTGACCATCCCGGAGCTCGGCACCGTCAAGGCGCCGGTGCCGCCGATCGTGGTGATCACCACCAACCGCACCCGCGAGATCCACGACGCGCTGAAGCGGCGCTGCCTCTACCACTGGGTCGACTATCCGGATGCCGAGCGCGAGATGGAGATCGTCCGCACCCGGGTGCCGGGCGCGCCGGCCCGGCTCAGCGCCGAGGTGGTCGCCTTCGTGCAGAAGTTGCGCCGCATGGAACTCTTCAAGGCGCCCGGCGTCGCGGAGACGATCGACTGGGCGACCGCGCTGACCGAGCTGGACCAGCTCGCGCTCGACCCGACCATCGTCTCCGACACGCTCGGCGTGCTCCTCAAATACCAGGACGACATCGCCCGCATCCAGGGCTCGGAGGCGCGCCGGATCATCGACGAGGTTCGCCAGGAGGCCAGCCGGGCCGGGTGA
- the pcaB gene encoding 3-carboxy-cis,cis-muconate cycloisomerase, producing MTRTTEGPALQGPAAQTLLDPLFGAVAMATLFDDRARLGAMLAFEVALARAEATVGLVPEMAAETIAAHADPDRYDLGRLAAETMLAGNPAIPLVKHLQAAVGPEARDHVHLGATSQDVIDTGTMLQVRAGLDLIIRDTTALAETLAALADRHRATLQIGRTLLQHAVPVTFGLKVAGWLTMAARARAALVRVRGEALALQFGGAAGTLSALGPEGLEVAVALAAELDLPLPALPWHTDRTRIAEIAGALGMVAGMVGKIAGDLVQEMSSDVAEAFEATGPGKGGSSAMPHKRNPVHLVAARAAAAEAIGCVPVLIGGMVQEFERAAGNWHAEWRTLPRLFVAAHGAVVNLARALDGLEIDPGRMRANLEATRGLVMAEAATARLAAAVGKVEARRLIERAVARAVAEDLHLEDALAEDPAVVRHLGPEALAETFDPAGYLGATEAFVDRALDAWDASRDGLPGPA from the coding sequence ATGACCAGGACGACAGAGGGGCCGGCGTTGCAGGGTCCCGCGGCGCAGACATTGCTCGATCCGCTGTTCGGGGCCGTCGCCATGGCGACGCTTTTCGACGACCGGGCACGGCTCGGCGCCATGCTGGCCTTCGAGGTCGCGCTGGCGCGCGCCGAGGCCACCGTGGGCCTGGTGCCGGAGATGGCGGCCGAGACCATCGCCGCACACGCCGATCCGGACCGCTACGATCTCGGCCGCCTCGCCGCCGAAACCATGCTGGCCGGCAACCCGGCCATCCCGCTGGTCAAGCACCTGCAGGCGGCGGTGGGTCCCGAGGCGCGCGATCACGTCCATCTCGGCGCCACGAGCCAGGATGTCATCGACACCGGCACGATGCTGCAAGTGCGCGCCGGCCTCGATCTGATCATCCGCGACACCACCGCACTCGCCGAAACGCTGGCCGCCCTCGCCGACCGCCACCGCGCCACCCTGCAGATCGGCCGGACCTTGCTGCAGCACGCCGTGCCGGTCACCTTCGGCCTCAAGGTGGCGGGCTGGCTGACCATGGCGGCGCGCGCCCGGGCGGCGCTGGTCCGGGTGCGCGGCGAGGCGCTCGCGCTGCAGTTCGGCGGCGCGGCCGGCACCCTATCGGCGCTCGGGCCGGAGGGCCTGGAGGTCGCGGTCGCGCTCGCCGCCGAACTCGACCTGCCGCTGCCCGCCCTGCCCTGGCACACCGACCGCACCCGGATCGCCGAGATCGCCGGTGCGCTCGGCATGGTCGCCGGCATGGTCGGCAAGATCGCGGGCGACCTGGTGCAGGAGATGTCGTCGGACGTGGCCGAGGCCTTCGAGGCGACCGGCCCCGGCAAGGGCGGGTCCTCGGCCATGCCGCACAAGCGCAATCCGGTGCATCTGGTCGCCGCCCGTGCCGCCGCGGCCGAAGCGATCGGCTGCGTGCCGGTGCTGATCGGCGGCATGGTGCAGGAATTCGAGCGGGCCGCCGGCAATTGGCATGCGGAATGGCGCACCCTGCCGCGCCTGTTCGTCGCCGCCCACGGCGCGGTGGTCAATCTCGCCCGCGCTCTGGACGGTTTGGAGATCGACCCCGGCCGGATGCGCGCCAATCTGGAGGCGACGCGCGGTCTGGTCATGGCCGAGGCGGCGACCGCCCGGCTGGCTGCCGCCGTCGGCAAGGTCGAGGCGCGGCGGCTGATCGAGCGCGCCGTGGCGCGCGCGGTCGCCGAGGACCTGCATCTGGAGGATGCGCTGGCCGAAGACCCCGCCGTCGTCCGGCATCTCGGCCCGGAGGCGCTGGCGGAGACCTTCGACCCCGCCGGCTATCTCGGCGCGACGGAGGCCTTCGTCGATCGCGCGCTCGACGCCTGGGATGCGTCGAGAGACGGACTGCCGGGGCCGGCCTAG
- a CDS encoding flavin reductase, with translation MTFPMVRIAADGEHVDGKTFRDAMSRIATAVHVVATDGPAGLGGATMTAVASVTDTPPTLLICLNHGSTANALIKANGVFCVSVLPAEARALAEIFSGRTGLHGRERFTAGVWSRLVTGAPALDGARVAIDCHVSGVSEVGTHSVIFGAVAAVRSGADGPALAYLDRAFASLA, from the coding sequence ATGACCTTTCCGATGGTTCGAATTGCCGCCGACGGCGAGCACGTCGACGGCAAGACCTTCCGCGATGCCATGAGCCGGATCGCCACCGCCGTTCATGTGGTGGCGACCGACGGTCCGGCCGGCCTCGGCGGGGCGACCATGACGGCGGTTGCCTCGGTCACCGATACGCCGCCGACCCTGCTGATCTGTCTGAACCACGGCTCGACCGCCAATGCGCTGATCAAGGCGAACGGCGTCTTCTGCGTGTCCGTCCTGCCGGCCGAAGCACGCGCGCTGGCCGAGATATTCTCCGGCCGCACGGGGCTGCACGGCCGGGAGCGGTTCACGGCGGGCGTTTGGTCGCGTCTCGTCACCGGCGCCCCCGCCCTGGACGGTGCCCGTGTGGCGATCGACTGCCACGTCAGCGGCGTGAGCGAGGTCGGCACCCATTCGGTCATCTTCGGTGCGGTCGCGGCGGTTCGGAGCGGGGCGGACGGTCCGGCACTCGCCTATCTCGATCGGGCTTTCGCCAGCCTCGCCTGA